The following DNA comes from Epinephelus lanceolatus isolate andai-2023 chromosome 1, ASM4190304v1, whole genome shotgun sequence.
TTGACCTTCTAGCAGAAGTGACGTAGGCAGTAAGAAATTCTGAACACAAGTGTTCCGCTGGAGATACATGATAGACACAGACATAAACCCtgatgtgtctcagctgtccactgGTGTCAGTTCACCTAAATGCATTTTATAAACAAAGAAAACGTTACAGCAGAAAATTGTCTACATTTCATTTGCACCTCCCTgtatcaataataataaataataattgtaTTTGTATAGCGCTTATCTAAACAAGGTCACAAAGTGCTAAAGGTAGgaggtaaaaaaataaagaactaaaggaaatgaaacacaaaagttacaaatcagtcattaaaaaggaaaactttcctataaaaatatgttttaaggaATGATTTAAATGTAATGTGTTAGCCAGCTTaatctcctcaggcagagaattccAGAGCCGTGGGGCCTTGATGGCAAAAGCCCAGTCACCTTTGGTTACTAACCTCGATCTAGGGACAACTAGCGAGGGTAGACTTGAGGATCTCGGGTCATGACTTGGATCATAGGTTGTCAGAAGCTTAGCTATATAACTTGGTGCTGAACTATGTTGCACTTTAAAAGTTATttaaagaatcttaaaatcattTCTGAAGTTAACTGGCAACCAGTGGAGGGAGGCGATTATTGGGGTGATATGTGACCTAGGATTTGTCCCAGTTAAAATATGAGCTGTAGCATTCTGCAGAAGTTGAAGCCGAGCTACTGAAGATTTGCTGAGGCATTTAAACAGTGTATTACAGTAGTCGAGGTGCAAGAATACAAAGGCATGAATAAGCTTTTCTAGGTCAGGAATAGACACTGCTGATTTAATTTTAGTAATATTTCAATATTAGGTGGAAGAAGCAGGATTTAATGAGATAATTGACCCATTCAAAGTTCAATTGAGAATCAAAAGTGATGCCTAAATTTCTCCCTGTAGAATTTATATTAGTTGCCAGAGGACCAATAAATGGTTGTAATAATTTCCTTGCTTGGTGATCAGGGCCAAAGATTAGTACTTCTGTCTTGTCTGAGTTTAGCTGCAGAAAATTACAAGTCATGCATTTCTTGATAGCAGTGAAGCACTCTGTTAAAGGGTTAaaacagctaacattatctGGCTTAAAGGACAGGTAGATTTGGGTGTCATCAGTGTAACAGTGGTAGGATACCTAATTAAAATGGTTGATAATGCATATGGAAGCATATAAAGTGAAAACAAAGCAGGACCAAGAATAGATCCCTGTGGCACTCCACACATTAGTGGAGCTGAAGGTGAAAATTCTCTATCTGAGAGATACGATTCAAACCATTTAAGAGCAGTTCCAGAGCTACCTACACACGGATTTAGTCTATTGATGAGAATGTTATGATCGACAGTGTTGAAAGCAGCACTGACATCAAGAAGCAATAAAATGGAACATTCCCCAGCATCAGCACCCATCAGTAAATCATTAGTGGCCCTTCGGAGAGCAGTTTCAGTGCTATGCTGTTTGTGAAATCCAGATTGAAATGCATCTAAGATGTTTAACATAAATAATAAGGGAGTTAGCACCACCTTTTCAAGAACCTTGGATAACAAATGCAGCTTAGAAATGGGCCTATAGTTATTACAACcatctgtcaaaataaagtggCAATTTGGCAAGTCACTTGTACACCTTTTGTGGTACCTGATTAAAATATTTGGCACACTGTGGCCTTTAGGTAGATCTGTAGAAAATCTGTAGATCTGCTGTTCACTATGTAAGATGTTGTTCAGCACATAAAATATGTTTGTATCCAGGAGAAACTGTAAATCCCTTCacagccaggaagtgcagacttACAGCTCAACTTCCATAATGGTAAGTATGTTTCTCAagagtccagtgtgtaggaattagtggcatctagaggtGAGGTTGCAAAACTGAAACTACTCTTGTATGctaagtgtgtaggagaactacagtggcagGCATATCTGCTATACTTGAAATGTACGTAACATTGCTGTGGTCTGCAGAAcacacaatgctaacatttatcACGGCGATTGGGTTGCGAAAAGAGGTAATCCTTTCTTGATCCCGGTTCAGTAAAGAAGGTAGAGATCATCCATCCTAATGCTAACAGAAAGCAGGCTATCTGAGGACAGATTGCATGTGATTAGCAGTCGTAATAGCACTGATGAGTGGATTAGCTGATTTCAAAGAAATGTTGTTCCTTCAAGATTGGATCCAATTGAACTGATTTGCGCAATTAGAGACTAAATTCAGCTAAAATGTTTGGGTGCATATATGTTACGTGTGTCTAGcgtttatgtatgtgtgtatgtttcatTGTACTGTGCATCATTGCTTTTGACCTGAGAGTGTCTCAGTGATGAGATAAGAACAGGATATGAATAATGAGGAAATCTTGTAATGGCTTCTGGCCTGGTTTGACtccaattaatcaatcaattcaattaaTTCAATTAATTAAATGTCCTGTCAGACATCCCTATAAATGTACAGCCAGTCTTCTGTAATGGACTGCCATAGCCATAGTGCATGAGACACTGAACTAACCATCACATGAAAAGCAAACTTTGATTCTCCTCACTGACACACTAAAGGCAAAATGAAGCACGGTCGTGTTACGGAACTTCCAGAGGACTTCTGGATCCCCGTCCCTCTGGACACGGACAACATCACAGCTTTCAGCCCCTTCCTGATCCCCCAGGACCATCTAGCAAGCTCAAGTACCTACTATGCAATGGCCGCGtacatgttatttttattttttgcggGCACCAGCATCAATGCGCTTACAGTCGCATGCACCATCCAAAACAAAAAGCTCCGGTCCCACCTCAACTACATCCTGGTGAACTTGGCCGTGGCAAACCTTCTTGTGTCCTGTGTGGGGTCCTTCACTgcctgctgctcctttgcatcgaGATATTTTATCTTTGGAGCACTAGCATGCAAGATTGAAGGTTTTGTGGCAACACTTGGTGGTAAGACAAACTTTGAGACATAGAAATATAAGATTATAGTACAtttaaatgagctgaaaaaAGTAATCTGTTTTATCTTGTTCCAGGTATGGTAAGCCTGTGGTCTCTTGCTGTGATAGCGTTTGAAAGATGGCTGGTCATCTGCAAACCACTTGGTAACTTTATTTTCAAGCCTGATCATGCTATAGCTTGCTGTGCATTTACCTGGGTGTTTGCACTGATTGCCTCAGCTCCTCCACTGTTCGGATGGAGCAGGTCAGTATCACTCACACACCTTTACATTTGCACTGATCATGATAGACAGCTGCCATGTGCACTCAGTGCTAATGTGAACATCTCTCCAGATATATCCCAGAAGGCATGCAGTGCTCCTGTGGTCCAGACTGGTACAccacaaacaacaaatacaacaacgaATCCTATGTGATGTTTCTTTTCTGCTTCTGCTTTGCTGTTCCCTTGGCCACCATTATCTTCTGCTATGCTCAGCTGCTCATCACACTGAAAATGGTGAGACAAAGTTAGAAAACTATAACAGAATTAAAGAATGTTTTTCTGGCTATTGGATGCTAGTCAGAAATGTATAAACTATTTCTATGAAACGAATTTAAACCTAGCTGTATCTCTTGTGTGAATAAACTGTTTGGTTCATGGACCACCAAAAATGCAGAAGTCATAAGGCTCAAATCACTTCTCTCATTCAACAGGCAGCGAAGGCCCAAGCTGAATCTGCCTCCACCCAGAAGGCAGAGCGGGAGGTGACCAGGATGGTGGTCGTCATGGTGCTGGGCTTCCTGGTGTGCTGGTTGCCTTACACCTCCTTTGCTCTTTGGGTCGTCAATAACCGCGGGCAGCCTTTTGACCTGAGATTTGCTTCTATACCAGCTGTCTTTTCCAAGTCTTCTACAGTCTACAACCCAATCATCTATGTTCTCCTCAACAAACAGGTCAGCTGGATGTCCTGTTGATTGAAAATACATTACAGTTATGGTTAAAAGGTATATTTTTGaaactgtttttctgttgatgtttttcagtTCCGCTCATGCATGATGAAAATGCTGGGGATGGGTGGAGGTGAGGATGAAGAGTCGTCGACACAGTCAGTGACTGAAGTCTCCAAAGTTGGACCTGCTTAGACTGAGCATCAAGACTGTTGACCTCTCTGCCACTAACTCTTGTGAATTGTAAATAACAGTATATGTATGCATGTTTTGTCATATGAAAAAATCAGCACGTTCTTATCCCCAGGGCGTCGGATACGGCAGCATCTTCAGAGGCCGTTGGTGTGTGATTCCGATgcacaaggcaccctttagcgtctgtATGAGATGTATCAGGCTTTCAGCTAATTCCAGTTTAAACTCATAAGGGGATGGGAACAGATGAATTTCACCCATGAGACCACCGTTCGCgttctgtgtgaaaccaaaagtcaccaCTGACCCTCTTTTTAACTATATTACGTTAATGACATACTTGTTAACTTGTTGAGTAAATTTACACATCATActaattttaacccaaaccatagtcttttttctaaacctaactgagtagttttgctgcctaaaccgAAAATAGTTTTCATGACAAAACCtatgtttctgtaaaaacagaggtttattttgaaaagacaccatATATGTAAcgagcatccaaaactgactCTAGAGGGAGTCCCTACTGGTcatagggccactgaccaagccatcgtatttgacgagttggaagtgagaatgtgttggaaaaaatATATGCAATGTTGCAATTCAAATAATGAAGAACTCATAAATAATCtgcaaagtgaaaaataaaaaaatacaaacatgtaTATGGTGTCTGTATGTTGTTGatactggaaaacaaaccagtcACTGGATTTTGACTGTTGACAGTTTCCTTACATGGGTATTGTGTCGTAAGGCACATGTTCATTGCGACATGTGAGAGGCTGTTGCACAAGCTGTGTTATGACAGTAACTTATTATTTAGTGAGAAATTCAAAAAAGCCATGTGGTAACTGAGTTATTTTTGTTCCTTTTAAACTACAAcaatatctgtttttttttcttttttttcataatacaGCTGCTTTATGTTGCTTTTTATGTCCCTATGCAGTTCAATGCATTTTTATTGTTCATTTCAACTTCATCCTCTAGTCTTAGTTAAATCACCTGCCTCCCCTGATATAATGATGTATAATCTCCCTGTGTGCATTGGGCTGTTGGACTGACAGAGTTACGGTGCAGTGAGCACCTTCTGCACTTCTCAACATCTTATGCACCCTTTAAGCTCAGGGAAggaggcaaaatgccaaaaaggTAACACAAAGCTTGAGTTAAACTAGTAGAGTGGATTACAAAGAGCCACAAGGCATGAGATTATCAGAATTAATGTTATTGGAAACCAGATTAGCAGGCAAAGACCTGCTGTGCTCTTCCTTAAGAAAGTGGGATTAACCTGTTTAACTTGGTCTTGATGCAGTCCCAAATGCAGGGCCTTCAGGGCCTGGACACATGCAGCATTTTTGCACCCTTAAATTTAGCACGTTTCTCATGTATATATCACTAGTAAATATGAAGAAGGAGTTGATCATTATAGCACAGGGCTTCCGGAGCTTTATGATCTGTCCCAATGGACAGATAATTTAATACACTCCTAAAAAACAAAGCCTGGAAGAGGATCAGCTCTGAACTCTGGATTTCTGGTAAGTAGGTTATAGTTGCAACCAACGTGAGGTGCCACCTGCCTCTATgcccttgaaagttggcaccCGAGCAGGCACAAGTAGCACCCAGCACCACTTTGCATTTACCATGCAGTAAAAGACCTGGAATGGGTATGTGCCCCCTTGCAAACAGTGCTAAAGTTCTTCCAACAGAACCAGAGtgctccctcccctctcttttAAAACCATCAATCTGTTTTCTAACAAAAACACTTGATATTTAGTGAACTGGGCAAATAAGAAGCACTTCCTCTGACACATCCACCCAATGACAGTAACACTTATTATGAAATTTGCAGCATGTGCCAACTGGCTGTACTTTGAGCGCATGCCAGACATTgtcctcaacccttcatcctaGCTGTAATGCTTAAGCTGTCTGCTAGTGCCatactttatcaaaacatctgtgctTGCAACCTCTTTGGCAGCTCAGCCAGAGGGGAAAGCCACTAAATGACTTACACCAATTAATGCAACCCCAATAATCAGTCATTTGTAGAACTGATTAACTTTTTAATTGGGATCAGTAGCATCTTTTGGCCCTTTATAAACGTCAGTCCTCCACAAAAGCACGAGAAAACAGCACAAGACTTTAGGGACACAGACAACACAGCATTAATGTCTGCCTCTTGAAAGTTTTATTCTTCATTACCGTTATATGATATAGGCAAAGCAACAACATAAGCAAGGAGGTATACTGATTGTGATTGATTTTCATATTAAGAAGGGCTAAATGAGGGCAAATCGTGGCATGGAGCTGCCAGAGGACTTCTGGATACCCGTTGCCCTGGACACTAACAACATCACATCACTCAGTCCTTTTCTGGTTCCTCAGGACCACCTGGGTGGCACGGGCACCTTCTACATCATGGCAGGATTCATGTTCTTTTTATTCACAGTTGGCACTAGCATTAACGTCCTCACCATTGCATGCACCATCCAGCACAAGAAGCTCCGGTCCCACCTCAACTACATCCTGGTGAACTTGGCAGTGGCAAACCTTCTTGTGTCCTGTGTGGGCTCCTTCACTgcctgctgctcctttgcaacCAGATATTTCATCTTCGGACCTCTAGCATGCAAGATTGAGGGTTTTATGGCGACACTTGGCGGTAAGATTTAAGCTGTAGTTTTGAAACAATAAACTAATTCGACTGGATCATGCCTTTCTACTACTGGACTTATCTATAAtggtttgaaaatgttttaaattctctgtctctgtcattcCAGGTATGGTAAGCCTGTGGTCTCTTGCTGTGGTAGCGTTTGAAAGATGGCTGGTCATCTGCAAACCACTTGGAAACTTTGTTTTCAAGCCTGACCATGCCATAGCTTGCTGTGCATTTACCTGGGTGTTTGCACTGATTGCCTCACTACCTCCACTGTTTGGATGGAGCAGGTAAGCAACAAAAACCAACGTAAACACCGAAAATTTATCTCGGGAAGCTGGAATGGACACTGAATGCCATTGTGAATATCTGTCCAGGTATATCCCAGAAGGCCTGCAGTGCTCCTGTGGTCCAGACTGGTACACCACgaacaacaaatacaacaacgaATCCTATGTGATGTTTCTTTTCTGCTTCTGCTTTGCTGTTCCCTTCGCCACCATTATCTTCTGCTATGCTCAGCTGCTCATCACACTGAAAATGGTGAGGCAAACAAACATGCCAGGTGCCAGGATGAAGTTGATAAGGGGGCTGTTTAAAAGTGCAATTATACAAGTTGTTTTTCATAAAATGAAACTTCATTGATTTACCATGCAACAGCCACAGAAaggctaaataaaaacaacataaaggTAGGGtttcaaaatcaaataaaacattaatcaGACTCACTTAAGAACTTGCagagtgctgttttttttaacttctgtgTGTAAGATTCTGTGTCTACCTAAAGCAGATGGAGGCATGCATAAACAACTGTTTTGTGGCTTACAGATTTCCTCAGCTCAGCCCCGCACCTGCCTGAGGAGTCACATGTACCTTGACGTAAACttttgtaattttgtatttttctgtacaTGTATTTTGGCTATACATAGGGAGGAAATGAAGCCTAAACTAAATAACAAAAAGCCTTAAATTAAATAACATAAAGCCCAAATGTAGTTACTTTGGTTTACTTAAAAAGGTTTTGAAAAGGCTGCATTTTTACATGTGACACTAAAAAAAAGTCTTCTCAAGAGTAAACAACATTTATATTTGAGTGATCTTGTGTCTTATCAAAGCCAAAGTTTATCAGTAGAAATCATGGACCATTAACagagactgactgactgttcagAAAACACTTGTGTATGTGTACTAACTGCGATAGCTGGTGACACTACTGGCTCATTTATAACCTCTTTGACCCAACTCGCTTCCTCAACAGGCAGCGAAGGCCCAAGCTGAATCTGCCTCCACCCAGAAGGCAGAGCGGGAGGTGACCAGGATGGTGGTCGTCATGGTGCTGGGCTTCCTGGTGTGCTGGATGCCTTACGCCTCCTTTGCTCTTTGGGTCGTTAACAATCGGGGGCAACCTTTCGACCTGAGACTGGCAACCAttccctcctgtctgtccaAAGCCTCCACAGTCTACAACCCTGTCATCTATGTTCTCCTCAACAAACAGGTCTGTTAAATGTTTGGTTTGAAACAGTGCACTTTTTGCTTTGTTGCAAAGAAGTATGTGGAAGAGCTGTTGAGAGAAACCGATAGGGAAACCCAACAATAACCCTGTTTTTGGGTTTTTAACACATGAAGCTGACAATGTGCCAAAACAGAGTTTGTGTATCACATAGGGCTGTGCAATATATCCTAGATTTTGAACATTGTAATATCGTAGGTGTCGTCCTTTCCTGagtttaaaggctgcattacagtaaagtgatgtaattgtCGGAACTTAGCacactgttctagctgttctgttatttgcctttacccacttagtaattatatccacattactgatgattattttcagaaatctcagtgttttaatattttataaggTACCAATAGTCAATCCTACAGTGCCCttacaatatcaatatcaaggAATTTGGTAGTGTGACTTTCTCCATACTGCCCTGCCTTTGTATCACATAAGCACTGTTCTGTTTCTGATGTCAGTCTGAGGTGCAT
Coding sequences within:
- the LOC117256662 gene encoding blue-sensitive opsin-like, with the translated sequence MRANRGMELPEDFWIPVALDTNNITSLSPFLVPQDHLGGTGTFYIMAGFMFFLFTVGTSINVLTIACTIQHKKLRSHLNYILVNLAVANLLVSCVGSFTACCSFATRYFIFGPLACKIEGFMATLGGMVSLWSLAVVAFERWLVICKPLGNFVFKPDHAIACCAFTWVFALIASLPPLFGWSRYIPEGLQCSCGPDWYTTNNKYNNESYVMFLFCFCFAVPFATIIFCYAQLLITLKMAAKAQAESASTQKAEREVTRMVVVMVLGFLVCWMPYASFALWVVNNRGQPFDLRLATIPSCLSKASTVYNPVIYVLLNKQFRSCMMAMVGMGGGEEESSTSQSVTEVSKVGPA
- the LOC117257506 gene encoding blue-sensitive opsin-like, with translation MKHGRVTELPEDFWIPVPLDTDNITAFSPFLIPQDHLASSSTYYAMAAYMLFLFFAGTSINALTVACTIQNKKLRSHLNYILVNLAVANLLVSCVGSFTACCSFASRYFIFGALACKIEGFVATLGGMVSLWSLAVIAFERWLVICKPLGNFIFKPDHAIACCAFTWVFALIASAPPLFGWSRYIPEGMQCSCGPDWYTTNNKYNNESYVMFLFCFCFAVPLATIIFCYAQLLITLKMAAKAQAESASTQKAEREVTRMVVVMVLGFLVCWLPYTSFALWVVNNRGQPFDLRFASIPAVFSKSSTVYNPIIYVLLNKQFRSCMMKMLGMGGGEDEESSTQSVTEVSKVGPA